Proteins from a single region of Corvus hawaiiensis isolate bCorHaw1 chromosome 6, bCorHaw1.pri.cur, whole genome shotgun sequence:
- the FIBIN gene encoding fin bud initiation factor homolog produces MPVPLRLLWLFWLCSLCRGYFEGPLYPEMSNGSLHHYFVPDGDYEENDDPERCQLLFRVSEQRRCGAAAGGGLSLREELTVLGRQVEDAGRVLEGIGRSISYDLDGEESYGAYLRRESAQISDAYSSSDRSLSELEGKFRQGQEQGGREESRLGDSFLGLLLHARALLRETRHVSSGLRDKYDLLALTVRSHGARLSRLKNDYLRA; encoded by the coding sequence ATGCCGGTCCCTCTGCGCCTGCTGTGGCTGTTctggctctgcagcctctgccgCGGGTACTTCGAGGGGCCGCTGTATCCCGAGATGTCCAACGGGAGCCTGCACCACTACTTCGTCCCCGATGGAGACTACGAGGAGAACGACGACCCCGAGCGGTGCCAGCTGCTGTTCCGGGTGAGCGAGCAGCGGCGGTGCGgtgcggcggcgggcggtgggcTCAGCCTGCGAGAGGAGCTGACGGTGTTGGGGCGGCAGGTGGAGGACGCGGGCCGGGTACTGGAAGGCATCGGCAGGAGCATCTCCTACGACCTGGACGGGGAGGAGAGCTACGGTGCCTACCTGCGCCGCGAGTCCGCCCAGATCAGCGACGCCTACTCCAGCTCGGACCGCTCTCTGAGCGAGCTGGAGGGCAAATTCCgtcaggggcaggagcagggcggCCGGGAGGAGTCCCGTCTGGGCGACAgcttcctggggctgctgctgcacgCCCGCGCCCTTCTCCGCGAGACTCGCCACGTCTCCAGCGGGCTGCGCGACAAGTACGACCTCCTGGCCCTCACCGTCCGCAGCCACGGCGCCCGCCTCAGTCGCCTCAAGAATGACTATCTCCGCGCCTGA